A single Penaeus chinensis breed Huanghai No. 1 chromosome 7, ASM1920278v2, whole genome shotgun sequence DNA region contains:
- the LOC125027017 gene encoding NEDD8-activating enzyme E1 catalytic subunit-like translates to MTAIDWGERWSEVRKLLERPGPFTHPDFEPSPDTLKMLQENIKVLVIGAGGLGCELLKDLALMGFTDLHVIDMDTIDLSNLNRQFLFRKKDIGRPKADVAAEFINQRIQGCRVTPHYNKIQDFDDDFYRGFHLVVCGLDSIVARRWINGMLLSLLCYEDGMLDQSSVIPIIDGGTEGFKGNARVILPGLTSCIECTLDLFPPQVNFPLCTIAHTPRLPEHCIEYVRILLWPKENPFGEDVAIDGDDPQHINWIYEKAQKRGAEYGISGVTYRLTQGVVKRIIPAVASTNAVIAAACASEVFKLATSACTPMNNYCVFNDIDGIYTYTYEHEKKEECLACSQVPQNLEVRLTDKLKDIITMLTESFKFQMKSPGLQAMVDGRTKSLYLHSPASIEEKLRPNLKKTIEELGLAEGMEIAVADVTSPTTILFKLKIIE, encoded by the exons ATGACAGCCATAgactggggagagagatggagtgaagtGAGGAAGTTGCTGGAGAGGCCTGGCCCTTTCACCCATCCAGACTTTGAACCTTCACCAGATACCCTGAAAATGCTGCAGGAAAACATTAAAGTCTTGGTTATCG GAGCTGGTGGATTGGGCTGTGAGCTGCTGAAGGATCTTGCACTTATGGGCTTTACAGACCTTCATGTCATTGACATGGATACCATAGACCTATCAAACTTAAATCGCCAATTCCTCTTCCGGAAGAAGGATATTGGCAGACCAAAGGCAGATGTTGCAGCGGAATTTATCAATCAGCGTATACAGGGTTGTCGGGTGACTCC CCACTACAATAAGATACAGGATTTTGATGACGATTTCTACCGAGGTTTCCATCTGGTGGTTTGTGGTTTAGACTCCATTGTTGCCCGCAGATGGATTAATGGaatgcttctctccctcctgtgTTATGAAGATGGAATGCTTGACCAG AGTTCTGTGATTCCGATTATCGATGGTGGAACAGAAGGATTTAAGGGTAATGCGCGTGTTATCCTGCCGGGCCTGACATCCTGCATTGAGTGTACACTGGATTTATTTCCTCCGCAA GTGAATTTCCCACTATGCACAATAGCCCACACACCACGCCTCCCGGAACATTGTATCGAATATGTCCGCATTCTGCTCTGGCCAAAGGAGAACCCATTTGGTGAAGATGTAGCCATTGATGGTGATGATCCACAACACATTAACTGGATTTATGAGAAGGCACAGAAGAGGGGAGCTGAATATG GTATAAGTGGTGTCACTTACAGGCTAACTCAGGGTGTGGTAAAGAGAATAATACCTGCTGTAGCCTCAACAAATGCAGTGATTGCAGCAGCATGTGCATCTGAAGTGTTCAAGCTGGCTACATCGGCGTGCACTCCCATGAATAATTATTGTGtatttaatgatattgatggcatCTATACTTATACGTATGAACATGAAAAGAAG GAAGAGTGCTTGGCTTGCAGTCAAGTACCTCAGAACCTGGAAGTGCGGTTGACAGACAAGTTGAAGGACATCATCACCATGCTCACGGAGTCATTCAAATTTCAG ATGAAAAGTCCTGGGCTCCAAGCAATGGTTGATGGAAGGACAAAATCTCTGTATCTACATTCTCCTGCATCAATTGAAGAAAAGTTAAGACCTAACTTGAAGAAGACCATTGAAG aGTTGGGCCTGGCAGAGGGAATGGAAATAGCAGTGGCAGATGTTACTAGTCCAACCACGATACTTTTCAAGTTGAAGATAATAGAGTAG
- the LOC125027018 gene encoding ADP-ribosylation factor-like protein 6 → MGMFDRLAFFLGLKKREASVLVIGLDNSGKSTMLNHFKTEDQKTTDIVPTVGFNVEKFKTKNVGFTAFDMSGQGRYRSLWEHYYHDCQGVIFVVDSSDKLRLVVAKDELDMLLQHAEIRHRRIPILFFANKMDMRDAVSSVKVSAALGLERISDKPWHITASNAITGEGLHEGVEWLTNQIKENFGNNMNR, encoded by the exons ATGGGAATGTTCGACAGGCTAGCATTTTTCCTCGGCCTTAAGAAACGTGAAGCTAGTGTATTGGTCATTGGCCTGGATAACTCAGGCAAATCAACCATGCTGAACCATTTCAAAACAGAAGATCAGAAGACAACAGATATCGTCCCTACAGTGGGGTTCAATGTGGAAAAGTTCAAGA CAAAAAATGTGGGTTTCACAGCATTTGATATGTCAGGTCAAGGACGCTACAGGAGTCTGTGGGAACATTACTACCATGACTGTCAAGGTGTCATATTTGTGGTGGATTCCAGCGACAAGCTGCGGCTAGTTGTCGCCAAGGATGAGCTCGATATGTTGCTTCAGCATGCAGAG ATCCGTCACCGTAGGATACCAATACTCTTCTTTGCCAACAAGATGGACATGCGAGATGCTGTAAGTAGTGTGAAAGTCTCCGCAGCCTTGGGTCTCGAGCGCATCTCTGACAAGCCATGGCACATTACTGCTTCAAATGCCATTACTGGAGAAGGCCTTCATGAGGGCGTTGAATGGTTGACAAATCAAATTAAGGAGAACTTTGGAAATAATATGAACCGTTAG